The nucleotide sequence CTTTTGAACAAAGTAAAAATATATGTAGATAATAAAGTATTTTTTACAGAGTTTTTAAGATAAAAACTTATTGATTTTCAACGATATAATTATCAAAACTTGCTATCTGTTAAAATACGCGCTATATTTGCTGTTACATTTGTTGTGTCAGTTTTGCTATGAAATTATCTCAATTTTATTTTGACCTTCCCAAAAGTAAAATTGCTTACTATCCCTTGGAGGAGAGAGGAAAGTCGAGAATGATGGTAGTCAACCGTACTACTAAAGAAATACAACACAGACAATTCAGGGACATATTAGAATACTTTGGTGAAGGGGATGTTATTATCTATAACAATACGCGCGTATTTCCAGCTAAGTTATACGGTACAAAAGAAAAAACTCAAGCCCGAATTGAAGTATTTTTGCTAAGAGAGTTGAATAAAGAATATCGCTTATGGGACGTTTTGGTAGATCCTGCGCGTAAAATACGTGTAGGAAATAAGCTTTACTTTGGAAATAATGAACTAGTGGCAGAAGTAGTGGATAATACTACTTCGCGTGGGCGTACTATCCGCTTCTTGAACGAAAGCGATGACGCGAAATTTTATAGCAAAATTGACCGACTAGGGCTAATGCCCCTACCCGATTATATTACTGAAAAGCGTGAAGCAGAGCCCTTAGACAGAGAAGCTTATCAAACCGTTTTTGCAAAAGAAGAGCCACTAGGTTCAGTAGCCTCTCCTGCAGCAGGACTGCACTTTACAAAAGAAATTATGAAACGCCTTGAATTACAAGGGGTAAAGCAAGAATTTATTACGTTGTATTTAGGTAGAGGATGTTTTGCCGAAGTAGAGGTAGAGGACTTAACAAAGCATAAAATGGATTCGGAAAATTATTACATTAGTGAGAAAGTAGCTGAAACTGTAAATAATGCTAAAAAAAATAAAAAGCGAATTTGTGCCGTAGGATGTTCTACTTTGCGGGCTATTGAGTCCTCTGTATCAGCATCTTACAACTTGCAATCCGTAGAAAATGGTTGGACAAACCGTTTTTTCTTCCCGCCTTATGAATTTAGAATCTGTAACGCATTTTTTACTAACTTTCATGACAGCTGCTCTACTATGTACATGATGACTTGCGCTTTCGGAGATTATGAACTCATCACAGAAGCCTATCAAATAGCCCTCAAAGAAAAGTACAGATTCTTAGCCTACGGCGACGCAATGCTGATTATTTCATAAAAATGGCACAAGTATCTCTTTGTGATAACTTGTTTGTTAAACGGTACACACTAAAAAAGCTTTCTTTATCTTCCCAAGCATGCTGTGAGACATTTGTGCTATCAATTCAAACTAGTATGATGCTCTATTAAATGTGCCTTACAAAAAAGTGGCAGATCGCTGCAAAAGCCAGCAACTATACGCACGGCAAAATAAGAAGGTTGGACTGCTGCTTTTACAAAACTTTTTCTTTTTAATTAACTTTGCAGCGCATGCTCAAATATGCGCACATTTGTGATTGTTTTTTACCTTTTATTTCATATTGTATCCTTTACGCAGGAATACGATTTAATTCTTAGCACTGAAAAAAACGCGTATCAAGGTGGAAATATTTATCCTTACACGATTAAAGTATCAAATGGTTTTCT is from Bacteroidia bacterium and encodes:
- the queA gene encoding tRNA preQ1(34) S-adenosylmethionine ribosyltransferase-isomerase QueA; amino-acid sequence: MKLSQFYFDLPKSKIAYYPLEERGKSRMMVVNRTTKEIQHRQFRDILEYFGEGDVIIYNNTRVFPAKLYGTKEKTQARIEVFLLRELNKEYRLWDVLVDPARKIRVGNKLYFGNNELVAEVVDNTTSRGRTIRFLNESDDAKFYSKIDRLGLMPLPDYITEKREAEPLDREAYQTVFAKEEPLGSVASPAAGLHFTKEIMKRLELQGVKQEFITLYLGRGCFAEVEVEDLTKHKMDSENYYISEKVAETVNNAKKNKKRICAVGCSTLRAIESSVSASYNLQSVENGWTNRFFFPPYEFRICNAFFTNFHDSCSTMYMMTCAFGDYELITEAYQIALKEKYRFLAYGDAMLIIS